The Triticum urartu cultivar G1812 chromosome 5, Tu2.1, whole genome shotgun sequence genome contains the following window.
CCGCCGTTTTTCGCGCCAAAAACGATtgccccggcgcccccgggcgccccACAGCGCACCGGGTTCGGTCTGGGTCCGTTGGCGCCAGTTTCGGGCCTAACCGGTGAAAAGTGAGCTCCTGGGGACGCGACTGGACCGTTTTTTCGGCGTCGGCGCTAAAACTAGTccgggggcgcggctggagatgctctaagtctttttttttgaaacaaaTCATCTCACTTCATTACGGTGTTACAAGAGTTACATCACTGACTAAAAGCGGGATAAGTTTACTAGGAGTCTTATCGAAGAAACTACTACATAAAGGCCCCTTTGCCAAATTTGCCAATTCATGGGCAACCATATTTGCCTCTCTGGGGCAGTGCATAAAGGAAGTATAAAGAAAATCACATACCATGTGATAACAGTCGTCGAAGATTGTTGTTGCTGGTCCTGCCGATCTTCCTCCCTCATTTATTGTATTCACCACTTCCAAATTATCAGATTTAATGATGACCTTATTACAGCCTACAgtttgtgctaaagataaaccatATCGCAATGCAGTTGCTTCGGCTGAAAGAACATCATAACAGAAATCAAGTTTCCAATTACCCGCGTCGATAAAATTACCTCTGTCATCTCTGATGATTGCACCTGCCGTCCCTACAAGCAGATCACCGTCAAAGGAGGCATCCACGTTCAATTTCACATGTCCTCTAGGCGGGAGTTCCCATCCTCCTGTTTTCCTCTTAGCTTTAGGGGCGGCCGCAGCAGTGTAGTTAGCTGTAAGGACTCTAACAGAAGTAGCAATCTGGTTAGCAGTTTGAACCTTTTCTTCATGGCGTAGCTTTCTTCTTTCCCACCATAGGTACCAGCAGGTTATTGCTATCATTTTATGCATCTTTTCTTGTTTCTGGCCCATCATTTCATGTTGCGGCATCTACAATAGGAATCCAAATATACTTTCTCCCGCTCTATCAACGAGACAAGCCTTTTGAATTAGTTTCTCCAAAGCAAGCTCTTTCCAAACGTTCCTTGCGGCAGGGCATTGAAACAACACATGAGCCGTAGTGTCAGCCCCTTCCTTGCAACAGGGGCATTGCGGTGACACCTTGATATGTCTCTGGGCCAAATTGACACCACATGCTAAGGTACCATGCAACACTTTCCAAGTGAAAATTCTGATTTTTGCCGGGCAGCCTAATTCCCAAACTTTCTTCCACACACTCGCGGTGCACCTTGGCCATTTGACCAACGAAGATTATTCCCTAACTTGTGATCCCATTCCACATAGTGTGCCGATTTGACAGAGAACTGAAAATTCTTTGACATTCCCATGCTAGGAAATCCTTCATGTCGTAGTTTGGTAATGGTATAGCTAATATTCGGTTGCAATTCTTTGACAACGGGTGTTAACTACGTCGTCAGATCGGCAAACAGGACCGACGTGGCTGCCAACGGCGAGCTGTGATTGGCATGTGACCTTTTCGTCTCACGGGTTCCAAGTTTGCAACCCCATCGTACCACTTTGGGAGTTTCACACCTAGGCGCAGCATGCATTTCAAGTTTGTGCACAAAGCAATTAAACTCTTTCCCTCAAAAAAAATTAAACTCTTAAAATTTTGTGTGAAATGCGTACATCTAAATATCCAGTGGACATTCATCAAGCACTAGAATGCATTGGCGGATTGACCTGCAGCTGAAACATTCGGAACAGATTAAACGAGGCATGGACCCCAAAATGTGATGCACTTTCTAGTCTTTCGGGTGATCTGTGATCACGCTGCAGGCGCCTTCGCTGGCACATATCAGCTGCCCGAGCGTCGAGGCGTCCACTCCCGTGCACCCGCCGTGCAGGAACACGTCCAGCAGCAGCCCGTGCGCGTCCGCGACGTGCCCGCCCGCCCGGAGCAGGCCGACCAGCTCCACCATCGACGGCGTGTCCCACCGCAGGCCTCGCCGCACCGCCTCCCATGCCACGTCCCTGGCAGCGCCGGCGTCCCCGGCGGACACGCACCCAGCGACCACGACGCCGAACGTCCTGACGTCCGGCGGGCAGCCGGCGCGCTCCATGCACTCCACCATCCGGCGCGCGCCGGCCAGGTCCCCTTTCTTGCACAGCGCAGCGACGTACACGTTGTAGACGGCCACGCCCGGCACGAGCCCTCGGAGGAGCATTTCGTCGAACGCCTCGTCGACGGCGTCGAACTGCCCGCGCTCGCTGAACGCGCGCAGCATCAGCTCGAAGTCGGCCACCCCGGGGGCCACGCCGTCGGAGCCCATCTTCTCTCTGACGACCTCGTATGCCTCCGCCACCATCCCCTCCCGCAGGAGGGCGCGGAGAACGGCGCGGTGGTCGAGCCCGCTGGGCGGGACGCCCCACCGGCGCATGTCGTCCAGGAACGCCGCCGCGTGCCGGGCCGGGGCGCAGCGGCACAGGGAGGAGAGCACGGCGCGGCACAGCGGCGAGTCCGGGTCGAGGTGGAGGGAGGGCATGCAGCGCaggaggccggcggcggcggaggggcggcTTGCGCGGCAGAGCGCGGAGGTGAGGACGCGGAAGGTGGCCGCGTCGGGGGAGGCGGTGGGGGCGGCGAGGAGGAGCACGGAGGGGGCAACGCGGAGCAGCGACGGGGAGGAGCAGAGGGcggcgagtatggtgttgagcgcgCGTGTGGTGCGGACGGCCGTGGAGAAgagcgtggcggcggcggcgaggcggccgtGGCGCGCGAGGGTGGCCAGCAGGCGGTGGTGGTCAGGTTCTGGCACCGGGGAGCAGCTCATCTCGCCGCCGGCTGGTGCCGATGTCAGATACTCGCTGCTGGCCTACTGCTGCACTGTATTTGCAACGCATCTATTCTTTACACGCATCAGCGGAGTACCGTCGTCGAACAAGGATCGAAGCTCCGCCATTGCCGCTCCTCTCTGCGTGTGTGGCTGTGATCGGTCAATTAGATTTGGTATGAATACCAAATGGCTTAAGCACAAAACACAACTTTTTAGTCTTGACTTGCCAGCCAGCATTCAATGATGAAATACAGGATGCCTTAAAAAGGGACACCCATTGTCTCCTCGCATGCTATGAAATGCAAGTAAAATTTCATTTCATCGCGTCCCGAAATCTCTTGCCAGTTGCTTCAATGCAACAGCACCTCCGTTTGTTTGTGATGCCTCCAGTTGGCGTTCAACCTCATGCTGCATCATCTCTTAACCATCAAAATAAACCATACAGAATTCCACACAGAATATTCAGAAACCACAGCCCATGATTCTAGGCAAAAGAAACAACAATGTGTACACAGAGACAAGCTTCTTTTTCACTTAAATATTCAGAATATGCCAGATACACCCAAGGACAAACATGCATTACAACTTATCTTAAGAGAATTAACTACTGTACAAATGCAGTTCATATGTACAAATGGACAATGAAGCCCTGCTATGACGACAACACTGGATGATGATAGTCCAATGCTTAGAAAGAATGACCTGGACAACACTGGTTAAAGCAAGCCATAGTAACAACTCACCTCTAATGCTATATTAGCTGGAAAGGAGCATCTATCTATTGAAGAACATCTGTGAGGAGACATGTGCATGCATTCTCCCTTCCTGGCCCATATAAACAACCACTTGCCCGGGCAGACCCCGCCAGACCCGACTTATGATATGAAGCATCGGCAAACCTTTTTACACTTTGGGAAAGGAAGAAAACTGACTGACAGGACAACAATCCAAATGGGGACGGCTATTTACATTTCAGTTAACCTAGGTATGATTATTGGGGAAGCCTCCGAATTCACTGACTGGACCACAACTGCCTTTCACTTTCACAACCTTCTGCAAGGGAGGCTAATGAATCTTGATTTGTATCTTACAAATTGCACACGCCGACCAGAGATGTAGATGCCCAACACAAGCAATATGGACCAAAAAGCCACAGCACTGCAATCACCACCATGTCACTGACCAGGCTTTGTATCATCTTGTATCTTGTAGCTGAACCTGCTGCGGATCCAGCAGTCGGCCAATCATGGCCTACTGATTGTGTCGTCATTGCATGCCACAGGATGTAAACCTCATCTTACTTGATAATTGTCCTCAGCATAGATAGAGACCAGAGCATTATCACCAGCTCCAGCAGCCAGGAGAGATTTGTACGGATGGAACGAAAGGCAGTTTACACTTCCTATCCTTTGGCCCATGAAAGATGGCTGGTACCGAATGATCGTTAGCTGTTCTCCTTCAAGACTGAACACTTTAATCATTTGCTTAGCTGAGCCACTTGCAATGACTGGGGCATGCCGGTGAACAGCCAATGCTGTTAATGAACCCCTGTGAGCTTCAATAGTGAGGTAGGGTTCAGCAGCCCTTCTAACATCAAGAAACTGAATGTCTCCAGCTTGAGATGCGCTTACAATCTGTGAACGCAAATATTACATAGCTTTGTAAAGCTCCAGCAAACCATTTTTCAAAACCTATAGCAATATAACAGAATGAAGAACACGGCAACACCAAAAGAAAAAGTGGTAGGAATACCTTGTATGGATCAAATCCAGGCTGAAATCCTATACCGACGACCTTTTCAGTTCTTGGGGCATGTGGTCTTGCCATATAAACTAGCCTGCATCATTGAAGGAAAAAACATCCAAAGGAAGAAACATGAATGAGGATAAAAGGTAACAAAAACTGAATCCCATACTTTAACATATGGATAATATCTCAAATATTATCCAGGGTAAAGGATAGAGAAATAAAGATTTACTTACCTGTCAGGGGTACGAACATCAAATATCCTTACGGATGCGTCAATAAAACCGGCAGCAAATTGACCAGATCTAACCTGAGATGCAGACTGAAAGAGAAACAGCAAGCAATGGTCATGGACAAAAACAGAATATGTTAAACCTGATCAATACATCTTGATGCAATAGCTCAAATAGCACTTACAACCCAATGAAACAAAAATACATATATTCTTAAGAAGCAAGTCACCAAAATTTTATTTTGCTAACTGTATTCCTCACCTACAAAGCATGGACAAGGCCAAAACAGCCAAATTGCCGTCCTAGTTCGGCGGGACACGGTAATACGGCTAGATACGCCGGGATTCGCGTATCCCCCAGTATCCCTTGATTTCCGAATtagaaaaaaggaaaaataaaggAAAGACACGGCTGGGACATATATGGAATACATTAGGGACACGGGAAGCCCAATAACAGCCTTGGCCCAATACAGCGCCACAAAAGGAACGCTGCTCCACCCTCCAGCGATCGCGCCACCGCCGCCTGGACTCGACACTACTGCCGGACTCCGCCGCCGCCTGCTGCCACCGCCGGGCCTGAACTCGGCCTCCGACAACAAACACGCTCGAGCGGGAAACCAAGCAGCCTCTCCTCGACCTCTTCATGTCTTTGCTCGATTTCTTGACGTTGAGTTGCTGCTGCTTTGCTGTTGAGCTGCCGCTCACTTGaatgctggtgctgctgttgtgATCGTTGCTTGCTGTCAGGGAGCATGGCGTTTGGGAGCGCCACCGCCGGTAGCCAATTGTCCATGGGTCAGGGAGCATGGCGTTTGGGAGCGCCACCACCGGTAGCCAATTGTCCATGGGTGAGTGAA
Protein-coding sequences here:
- the LOC125508687 gene encoding pentatricopeptide repeat-containing protein At2g38420, mitochondrial, with protein sequence MSCSPVPEPDHHRLLATLARHGRLAAAATLFSTAVRTTRALNTILAALCSSPSLLRVAPSVLLLAAPTASPDAATFRVLTSALCRASRPSAAAGLLRCMPSLHLDPDSPLCRAVLSSLCRCAPARHAAAFLDDMRRWGVPPSGLDHRAVLRALLREGMVAEAYEVVREKMGSDGVAPGVADFELMLRAFSERGQFDAVDEAFDEMLLRGLVPGVAVYNVYVAALCKKGDLAGARRMVECMERAGCPPDVRTFGVVVAGCVSAGDAGAARDVAWEAVRRGLRWDTPSMVELVGLLRAGGHVADAHGLLLDVFLHGGCTGVDASTLGQLICASEGACSVITDHPKD